A genomic stretch from Corynebacterium sp. 21KM1197 includes:
- a CDS encoding metal-sulfur cluster assembly factor, translated as MTEPMEQPADRPEQTEQDAADASTVEEYMRDVIDPELGINVVDLGLVYDIYMDHSTEGVKRAVVNMTLTSPACPLTDMLEDQSEAAVVGNGAADELQLNWVWMPPWGPHMITEEGREQLRALGFSV; from the coding sequence ATGACTGAACCAATGGAACAACCCGCCGACCGCCCCGAGCAGACGGAGCAGGACGCCGCGGATGCCTCGACCGTCGAGGAGTATATGCGCGACGTGATCGACCCGGAGCTGGGGATCAACGTGGTGGATCTGGGGCTGGTGTATGACATCTACATGGACCACTCCACCGAGGGGGTCAAGCGGGCCGTGGTGAACATGACCCTGACCTCCCCGGCCTGCCCGCTCACGGACATGCTGGAGGATCAGTCCGAGGCGGCCGTGGTGGGCAATGGCGCGGCCGATGAACTCCAGCTCAACTGGGTGTGGATGCCCCCGTGGGGCCCGCACATGATTACGGAGGAGGGGCGCGAACAACTCCGCGCCCTGGGCTTCTCCGTATAG
- the sufC gene encoding Fe-S cluster assembly ATPase SufC, which yields MSTLEIKNLHAQVLPSDESAEPKPILKGVNLTLNSGEIHAIMGPNGSGKSTLAYTLAGHPRYEITDGEVLLDGENILEMSVDERARAGLFLAMQYPTEVPGVSMSNFMRTAVTAVRGEAPKLREWVKEVNEARENLKIDKSFSERSVNEGFSGGEKKRHEVLQLDLMKPKFAVMDETDSGLDVDALRVVSEGINRYQRDTNGGILMITHYKRILEYVKPDVIHVFANGQIVTTGGPELADQLEADGYEQFL from the coding sequence ATGTCTACCCTGGAAATCAAGAACCTCCACGCCCAGGTTCTTCCCTCCGATGAATCCGCCGAGCCCAAGCCTATCCTCAAGGGCGTGAACCTCACCCTCAACTCCGGCGAGATTCACGCCATCATGGGCCCCAACGGCTCCGGCAAGTCCACCCTGGCCTACACCCTGGCCGGTCACCCCCGCTACGAGATCACCGATGGCGAGGTGCTGCTCGACGGCGAGAACATCCTGGAGATGTCCGTGGACGAGCGCGCCCGCGCGGGCCTCTTCCTGGCCATGCAGTATCCCACCGAGGTTCCGGGTGTCTCCATGTCCAACTTCATGCGCACCGCCGTGACCGCCGTGCGCGGCGAGGCCCCCAAGCTGCGTGAGTGGGTCAAGGAGGTCAATGAGGCCCGCGAGAACCTCAAGATCGACAAGTCCTTCAGCGAGCGCTCCGTGAACGAGGGCTTTTCCGGCGGTGAGAAGAAGCGCCACGAGGTGCTCCAACTGGATCTGATGAAGCCCAAGTTCGCCGTGATGGATGAGACGGACTCCGGCCTGGACGTGGACGCCCTGCGCGTGGTCTCCGAGGGGATCAACCGCTACCAGCGCGATACCAACGGCGGCATCCTCATGATCACGCACTACAAGCGCATCTTGGAGTACGTGAAGCCGGACGTGATCCACGTGTTTGCCAACGGGCAGATCGTGACCACCGGCGGGCCCGAGCTAGCCGATCAGCTTGAGGCCGATGGCTACGAGCAGTTCCTGTAA
- the metE gene encoding 5-methyltetrahydropteroyltriglutamate--homocysteine S-methyltransferase: protein MTRFPSATVLGYPRIGANRELKRALESFWSGRGGNPAETAEELRTTRTQRLVDLGLSDSAGVPEDFSYYDQVLDITIATGALPSRFAPEREVLEAQAATPESEEALRAQFTVARGQGDRPALELTKWFDSNYHYLVPEIGPETAFAWLGSPRVHTAQRLGGQVRPVLVGPVTFLALAKASEEAPEGYNPLDRLDDLLAVYAQYLGALKEAGVEWVQLDEPALVTDRHRTPQERAALLDALRRAYATLATAQAPQLAVALTYGHAFDAVDALAETNVQVVIIDVVRGAVPGAAELERWATSLAGKTLGVGVVSGRNIWRADLDEALSTLRTVKAGLGEHVEVAVTTSTSLQHVPHDAERETQLDEQLRSWLAFADQKVREVAVLARGLAEGDEAIAEDLTAARAAAASRAAHPGVEKQEVRQATAAVTEEQRTRGDATERHEAQAAALGLPVLPTTTIGSFPQTDEIRRARAAHRSGKIDDQAYEEAMKKEIAEVIAAQEEIGLDVLVHGEAERNDMVQYFAENFEGFATTTHGWVQSYGSRCTRPSILWGDVTRPQAITVEWSRYAQSLSERPVKGMLTGPVTIMAWSFVREDIPWGEVADQLGLALRAEVSDLEAAGIKVIQVDEPAIRELLPLREEDREEYLEWSVGSFRLATAGAAPATSIHTHLCYSDFATIVDAIDRLDADVTSIEASRSKLKVLPAVAEHGFHRGLGPGVWDIHSARVPSTEEIVELLRVAVGALNPQQVWVNPDCGLKTRGWEETSATLRNLVEATTIVRGDLNN from the coding sequence ATGACCCGTTTTCCCTCCGCCACCGTGCTGGGCTACCCCCGCATTGGGGCTAACCGCGAACTCAAGCGTGCCCTGGAATCCTTCTGGTCCGGGCGCGGAGGCAACCCGGCCGAGACCGCCGAGGAACTGCGCACCACCCGCACGCAGCGCCTGGTGGACCTGGGACTGAGCGATAGCGCCGGGGTGCCCGAGGACTTCAGCTATTACGATCAGGTCCTGGACATCACCATCGCCACCGGCGCGCTGCCCAGCCGCTTCGCCCCGGAGCGCGAGGTGCTGGAGGCGCAGGCCGCCACCCCGGAGTCGGAGGAGGCCCTGCGCGCGCAGTTCACGGTGGCGCGCGGCCAGGGAGACCGCCCGGCGCTGGAACTGACCAAGTGGTTTGACTCCAATTACCACTACCTCGTGCCGGAGATCGGCCCGGAAACGGCCTTTGCCTGGTTGGGTTCCCCCCGCGTGCACACCGCGCAGCGCCTGGGTGGCCAGGTTCGCCCCGTGCTGGTGGGCCCGGTGACCTTCCTCGCCCTGGCCAAGGCCAGCGAGGAAGCCCCTGAGGGATATAACCCCCTGGATCGCCTCGATGATCTGCTGGCGGTGTACGCCCAGTACCTCGGCGCGCTCAAGGAGGCCGGCGTGGAGTGGGTGCAGCTCGACGAGCCCGCGCTGGTCACCGACCGCCACCGCACCCCTCAGGAGCGCGCCGCCCTCTTGGACGCGCTGCGCCGGGCCTACGCGACCCTGGCCACGGCGCAGGCCCCGCAGTTGGCGGTGGCGCTGACCTACGGGCACGCCTTCGACGCCGTGGATGCCCTGGCCGAGACTAACGTGCAGGTCGTGATCATCGACGTCGTGCGCGGTGCCGTCCCCGGTGCCGCCGAGTTGGAGCGCTGGGCCACGAGCCTGGCGGGCAAGACGCTGGGCGTGGGTGTGGTCTCCGGCCGCAACATCTGGCGCGCCGACCTCGACGAGGCCCTGAGCACCCTGCGCACCGTCAAGGCTGGTCTGGGCGAGCACGTGGAGGTGGCGGTGACCACGTCCACCTCCCTGCAACACGTGCCGCACGACGCCGAGCGGGAGACCCAGCTCGACGAGCAGTTGCGCTCCTGGCTTGCCTTCGCGGATCAGAAGGTCCGCGAGGTCGCGGTGCTGGCGCGCGGCCTGGCCGAGGGCGACGAGGCCATCGCGGAGGATCTCACGGCTGCCCGCGCGGCGGCGGCCTCCCGCGCGGCGCACCCGGGCGTCGAAAAGCAGGAGGTGCGGCAGGCGACGGCCGCAGTGACCGAGGAGCAGCGCACGCGCGGCGACGCCACCGAGCGCCACGAGGCGCAGGCCGCGGCGTTGGGCCTGCCGGTGCTACCCACCACCACCATCGGTTCCTTCCCGCAGACCGACGAGATTCGCCGCGCCCGCGCCGCGCACCGCAGCGGCAAGATCGACGATCAGGCCTATGAGGAGGCCATGAAGAAGGAGATCGCAGAGGTCATCGCGGCGCAGGAGGAGATCGGGCTGGACGTGCTGGTGCACGGCGAGGCCGAGCGCAACGACATGGTGCAGTACTTTGCGGAGAACTTCGAGGGCTTTGCCACGACCACCCACGGCTGGGTGCAGTCCTACGGCTCCCGCTGCACGCGCCCCTCGATCCTGTGGGGCGATGTGACCCGTCCGCAGGCGATCACCGTGGAGTGGTCCCGCTACGCGCAGTCGCTGAGCGAGCGCCCCGTCAAGGGCATGCTCACCGGCCCGGTGACCATCATGGCGTGGTCCTTTGTGCGCGAGGATATTCCCTGGGGCGAGGTGGCGGACCAACTTGGCCTGGCGCTGCGCGCCGAGGTGAGCGACCTGGAGGCCGCCGGGATCAAGGTGATCCAGGTGGATGAGCCCGCGATCCGCGAGCTGCTCCCCCTCCGCGAGGAGGACCGCGAGGAATACCTGGAGTGGTCGGTGGGTTCCTTCCGCCTGGCCACCGCCGGGGCCGCCCCGGCCACCAGCATTCACACGCACCTGTGCTACTCGGACTTTGCCACCATCGTCGATGCCATCGACCGCCTGGACGCGGACGTGACCTCCATCGAGGCCTCCCGTTCCAAGCTCAAGGTGCTGCCCGCCGTGGCCGAGCACGGATTCCACCGGGGCCTGGGCCCCGGCGTGTGGGACATTCACTCCGCGCGCGTGCCCTCCACTGAGGAGATCGTGGAACTGCTGCGCGTGGCCGTGGGTGCGTTGAACCCGCAGCAGGTGTGGGTGAACCCGGACTGCGGGCTCAAGACCCGTGGCTGGGAGGAAACCTCCGCTACCCTGCGCAACCTGGTCGAGGCCACCACCATCGTTCGGGGTGACCTGAACAACTAG
- a CDS encoding MFS transporter, producing the protein MSIGSDTSVSSGHKPTMSTARTIVAASSGNLVEWFDFYIYAFFSVYFADKFFTGTGETGALLKSAAVFFVGFLMRPLGGYIFGRIADRHGRKNSMLIAIIMMCTGSLLMAILPTAETVGVLAPVLLLLVRCLQGISVGGEYGSTATYMSEVAAENRRGFYSSFQYVTLIGGQLLASLLAVVMTFFLTEEEIANGWWRLPFVIGACAAVVALWLRSHLHETASAESRNASSAGSFREVLAHPRAFWVVLGITAAGSLSFYTFTTYMQKYLINTGGFAKADVAQAMTLCLFLFMLLQPAIGAFSDRIGRKNSMLIFVVGMVLIPVPLFAFLGGQESLVACMAGIMVAMFFLSFYTSVSGIVKAEMFPAHIRGLGVGFTYAIANSLFGGSAESIALGLKDMGWAWAFPWYVVAICVLGLIAVCFMRDNRQHSTIDGKGEAWENRHDRAGL; encoded by the coding sequence ATGAGCATCGGTTCCGATACGTCTGTTTCATCTGGGCACAAGCCCACGATGAGCACCGCTCGCACCATCGTTGCCGCCTCCAGCGGCAACCTGGTGGAGTGGTTCGACTTTTATATCTACGCCTTTTTCAGCGTGTACTTTGCCGATAAGTTCTTCACCGGCACTGGGGAAACGGGCGCACTGCTGAAATCCGCCGCCGTGTTCTTTGTGGGTTTCCTCATGCGGCCCCTGGGTGGTTATATCTTTGGCCGGATCGCGGATAGGCACGGCCGGAAGAACTCCATGCTCATCGCCATCATCATGATGTGCACCGGCTCCCTGCTCATGGCGATCCTGCCCACCGCGGAAACAGTGGGCGTCCTGGCCCCGGTTCTGCTGCTCCTGGTGCGCTGCCTCCAAGGTATCTCCGTGGGCGGGGAATACGGCTCCACAGCCACCTACATGTCCGAGGTGGCCGCCGAGAACCGGCGCGGTTTTTATTCCAGCTTCCAGTACGTCACGCTCATCGGCGGGCAATTATTGGCCAGCCTGCTGGCGGTGGTCATGACGTTCTTCCTTACGGAGGAGGAGATCGCTAATGGCTGGTGGCGGCTGCCCTTTGTGATCGGGGCCTGCGCCGCCGTGGTGGCGTTGTGGTTGCGCTCCCACCTGCACGAGACGGCCTCGGCGGAAAGCCGCAACGCCTCCTCCGCGGGGAGTTTCCGCGAGGTGCTGGCCCACCCCCGCGCCTTCTGGGTGGTGTTGGGGATTACGGCGGCGGGATCGCTTTCCTTTTATACCTTCACCACGTATATGCAGAAGTATCTGATTAACACGGGTGGTTTTGCCAAGGCCGACGTAGCCCAGGCGATGACGCTGTGTCTCTTCCTTTTCATGCTCCTGCAACCGGCCATCGGCGCGTTTTCGGACAGGATCGGCCGCAAGAACTCCATGCTGATCTTTGTTGTGGGAATGGTGCTGATTCCGGTGCCGCTCTTTGCTTTCCTCGGCGGCCAGGAATCCCTCGTGGCCTGCATGGCGGGGATCATGGTGGCGATGTTCTTCTTAAGTTTTTATACCTCGGTATCCGGGATCGTAAAGGCGGAGATGTTCCCGGCCCACATTCGGGGCCTGGGCGTGGGCTTTACCTACGCGATCGCCAATTCCCTCTTTGGCGGCTCGGCGGAGTCCATTGCCCTGGGGCTCAAGGATATGGGTTGGGCCTGGGCCTTCCCCTGGTATGTGGTGGCGATCTGCGTTCTGGGTCTGATTGCGGTGTGCTTCATGCGGGATAACCGGCAACACTCCACCATTGATGGCAAGGGGGAGGCGTGGGAAAACCGGCACGATCGTGCGGGTTTGTAG
- a CDS encoding EamA family transporter, with translation MNHKTQPLGILMVMGSCLSLQWGAAIATRLFPHAGAWGTTTVRLTFAALILLLIARPSVGTWTASTWRSVIFLGLSLGAMNSFFYASLEHIPLGIAVTVEFLGPLLLAAALSRRVLDLAWVFIALIGIGLLGKDAFLASGSLSVTGIILALIAGGFWVCYILASSTVGAKVPGLGGLAVAMAVGALVPLPFGIEGAATLLSSPTLLVLALLTGLLGSVIPYALEMGALRRMPRGVFGILLSLEPAFAAIVGWLVLGQGLGAGQWLAVALVISASIGTTVGSRRAG, from the coding sequence ATGAACCATAAAACCCAACCCCTAGGCATCCTCATGGTGATGGGCTCATGCCTATCCCTGCAATGGGGCGCGGCCATCGCCACGCGGCTCTTCCCGCACGCCGGGGCCTGGGGCACCACCACGGTGCGCCTGACCTTTGCCGCCCTGATCCTGCTCCTCATCGCCCGCCCCTCGGTGGGAACCTGGACGGCCAGCACCTGGCGCAGCGTGATCTTCCTCGGCCTCTCGCTGGGGGCGATGAATAGTTTTTTCTACGCCTCTCTGGAGCACATTCCCCTCGGCATCGCCGTCACCGTGGAGTTCTTAGGCCCGCTTCTTCTCGCGGCCGCGCTGTCCCGGCGTGTCCTCGACCTCGCGTGGGTATTCATCGCCCTGATCGGCATTGGCCTGCTCGGCAAGGATGCCTTTCTCGCCTCGGGAAGCCTGAGCGTGACCGGGATTATCCTCGCGCTCATCGCGGGAGGATTCTGGGTGTGCTATATCCTGGCCAGTTCCACCGTGGGGGCAAAGGTGCCGGGGCTAGGCGGACTGGCCGTGGCGATGGCGGTGGGAGCGCTCGTACCCCTGCCGTTTGGAATTGAGGGTGCCGCAACCCTGCTGAGCAGCCCCACGCTCTTAGTGCTCGCGCTGCTTACCGGGCTTTTGGGCTCCGTAATTCCCTACGCCCTGGAAATGGGGGCGCTGCGGAGAATGCCGCGCGGGGTCTTTGGCATCTTATTGAGCCTCGAACCCGCCTTTGCCGCCATCGTGGGGTGGCTGGTGCTGGGCCAGGGATTGGGAGCGGGGCAATGGTTAGCCGTGGCCCTGGTGATTAGCGCGAGCATTGGCACCACCGTGGGATCGCGGCGAGCCGGGTAA
- a CDS encoding LysR family transcriptional regulator, translated as MARLRMLVELRRQGTITKVAQTLHYTHSAVSQQLQKLEREAGYPLLEKVGRNVRFTQQGEILADYAEKILLLADDASVALATATDQVRGTLRVASFQTALATLAPRALNALAEDYPDLGVEIYQREVESAIEGLLRGEFDVILGETYENIDVPLPQALHREEIFSDPLRLILPRSGPLGTAVETMSDLAQYPWAIDPAHLIFGRWAREYCRGYGFEPRVLFETPDPFLQIYLAREGHAVTIVPALLAAHFRKEVQVLPLAGKPSRTLYSAVRNGHENSPAIRVFRAAVAEAARDLSPLTSAYGSPRN; from the coding sequence ATGGCCCGCTTGCGCATGCTGGTGGAACTCCGCAGGCAGGGCACCATCACCAAGGTGGCGCAAACGCTCCACTACACCCATTCCGCCGTTTCGCAGCAGTTGCAGAAACTAGAGCGAGAGGCCGGATACCCCCTCCTGGAAAAGGTGGGGCGCAACGTGCGGTTCACGCAGCAGGGAGAAATCCTCGCGGATTATGCGGAGAAAATCCTCCTGCTTGCCGACGACGCCTCGGTGGCCCTCGCCACCGCCACCGACCAGGTGCGCGGCACCCTGCGCGTGGCCTCCTTTCAAACGGCCCTGGCCACCCTGGCGCCGAGGGCGCTCAATGCCCTGGCCGAGGATTACCCCGACCTCGGCGTGGAGATATATCAGCGCGAGGTAGAAAGCGCGATCGAGGGACTCCTGCGTGGGGAGTTCGACGTGATTCTGGGAGAGACGTATGAGAACATCGACGTCCCCCTCCCCCAGGCACTGCACCGCGAGGAGATATTTTCCGATCCCCTCCGCCTGATCTTGCCGCGCTCCGGCCCGCTGGGAACTGCGGTGGAGACGATGAGCGATCTCGCGCAGTATCCCTGGGCTATTGATCCCGCCCATCTTATCTTTGGCCGCTGGGCGCGGGAATACTGCCGTGGGTATGGCTTCGAGCCGCGCGTGCTTTTTGAAACCCCCGATCCGTTCTTGCAGATATACCTCGCCCGCGAGGGGCACGCCGTGACCATTGTGCCCGCACTCCTTGCCGCGCACTTTCGCAAGGAGGTGCAGGTGCTCCCCCTGGCGGGAAAACCCTCTCGCACCCTCTACTCCGCGGTGCGCAATGGGCACGAAAATAGCCCCGCGATCAGGGTCTTTCGGGCGGCCGTTGCCGAGGCCGCCCGCGACCTCAGCCCGCTTACTTCCGCCTACGGATCTCCCCGTAATTGA
- a CDS encoding ABC-F family ATP-binding cassette domain-containing protein produces the protein MIVTNDLEVRVGARTLLTAPGQHLRAQAGDRIGLVGRNGAGKTTTMRILAGETQPYGGSVTVSGEVGYLPQDSREGNIEQTARDRVLSARGLDSIRASMTRQQEIMENTADDSARDKAIRKYSRLEERYHSLGGYEADSEAAQICDNLGLPARILDQKLSTLSGGQRRRVELAQILFAATAGSGKSATTLLLDEPTNHLDADSITWLRGFLRKHEGGLIMISHDVELLDDVCNKIWYLDAVRAEADVYNMGFSKYKDARALDEARRRRERANAEKRASALRTQAEKLGAKATKAKAAKQMAARADRMMNALDEVRVADKVAHISFPEPAPCGKTPMFAKGLTKMYGSLEVFAGIDLAIDKGSRVVVLGFNGAGKTTLLKLLAGVERTDGEGGIVTGHGLKVGYFAQEHDTIDPDKSVWQNTIDACPEAGEQDLRGLLGAFMFAGEKLDQPAGTLSGGEKTRLALATLVSSRANVLLLDEPTNNLDPISREQVLDALRSYTGAVVLVTHDPGAVRALEPERVIVLPDGTEDLWGDEYMEIVELA, from the coding sequence GTGATTGTCACCAATGATCTGGAAGTTCGCGTCGGCGCCCGCACCCTTTTGACGGCCCCCGGTCAGCACCTTCGGGCGCAGGCCGGGGATCGCATTGGTTTGGTGGGCCGCAATGGCGCGGGCAAGACCACCACCATGAGAATTCTGGCGGGGGAGACGCAGCCCTACGGCGGCTCGGTGACGGTCTCCGGGGAGGTGGGCTACCTGCCCCAGGATTCCCGCGAGGGCAATATCGAGCAGACCGCCCGCGATCGCGTGCTCTCCGCACGGGGACTGGATAGTATTCGCGCCTCCATGACGCGCCAGCAGGAGATTATGGAGAATACGGCGGATGACTCCGCCCGCGATAAGGCCATCCGCAAATACTCCCGCCTGGAGGAGCGCTATCACTCCCTGGGTGGCTACGAGGCGGACTCCGAGGCCGCACAGATCTGCGATAATCTGGGGCTTCCCGCCCGTATCCTGGATCAAAAGCTCAGCACCCTTTCCGGCGGGCAGCGCCGCCGCGTGGAACTGGCGCAGATTCTCTTTGCCGCCACGGCCGGATCGGGCAAGTCCGCCACCACACTGCTCCTGGACGAGCCCACCAACCACCTCGACGCAGACTCGATCACCTGGCTGCGTGGCTTCCTGCGCAAGCACGAGGGCGGGCTCATCATGATCTCCCACGACGTAGAGTTGCTCGACGACGTGTGCAATAAGATCTGGTACTTGGACGCCGTGCGCGCCGAGGCGGACGTGTACAACATGGGCTTTAGCAAGTACAAGGACGCCCGCGCGCTCGATGAGGCCCGCCGACGCCGCGAGCGCGCCAACGCGGAGAAGCGCGCCTCCGCCCTGCGTACCCAGGCCGAAAAACTCGGGGCCAAGGCCACCAAGGCCAAGGCCGCCAAGCAGATGGCCGCCCGCGCCGATCGCATGATGAACGCCCTCGATGAGGTGCGCGTGGCCGATAAGGTGGCGCACATTTCCTTCCCCGAGCCCGCCCCCTGCGGCAAAACCCCCATGTTTGCCAAGGGCCTGACCAAGATGTACGGCTCCCTGGAGGTATTCGCCGGGATCGACCTGGCCATCGATAAGGGCTCCCGCGTGGTGGTGCTGGGCTTCAACGGCGCGGGCAAAACCACCCTGCTCAAACTCCTGGCGGGGGTGGAGCGCACCGACGGCGAAGGCGGAATCGTCACCGGACACGGCCTCAAGGTGGGGTACTTTGCCCAGGAGCATGACACCATCGACCCGGATAAGTCCGTGTGGCAGAACACCATCGACGCCTGCCCGGAGGCGGGGGAGCAGGACCTGCGCGGTCTGCTCGGTGCCTTCATGTTCGCCGGGGAAAAACTCGACCAGCCCGCGGGCACCCTCTCCGGCGGCGAGAAAACCCGCCTGGCCCTGGCCACGCTGGTATCCTCCCGCGCCAACGTTTTGCTTCTCGACGAACCCACCAACAACCTCGACCCCATCTCCCGCGAGCAGGTGCTCGACGCCCTGCGCTCCTACACGGGGGCGGTGGTGCTGGTGACCCACGATCCCGGTGCGGTGCGCGCCCTGGAGCCCGAGCGCGTGATCGTGCTTCCCGACGGTACCGAGGACCTCTGGGGGGACGAGTACATGGAGATCGTGGAACTAGCCTAA
- the sufU gene encoding Fe-S cluster assembly sulfur transfer protein SufU yields MNLESMYQEVILDHYKNPEHAGLRDPFEAEVHHVNPSCGDELTLRVHLSADGSVVEDVSYDAEGCSISQASTSVMAQEIIGRPVAEARTKLAEFEAMITSRGQREGDPELIGDGIAFAGVSQYPARVKCALLGWKAFEAATAEALEAQEAHND; encoded by the coding sequence ATGAATCTGGAATCCATGTACCAAGAGGTGATCCTGGATCACTATAAGAACCCCGAGCACGCGGGCCTGCGCGATCCCTTTGAGGCGGAGGTGCACCACGTGAACCCCTCCTGCGGGGACGAACTCACGCTGCGCGTGCATCTCTCCGCCGACGGCAGCGTGGTGGAGGATGTCTCCTACGACGCCGAGGGCTGCTCGATCAGCCAGGCCTCCACCTCCGTGATGGCCCAGGAGATCATCGGCAGGCCCGTGGCGGAGGCGCGCACCAAACTCGCGGAGTTCGAGGCGATGATTACCTCCCGCGGACAACGCGAGGGCGATCCCGAGTTGATCGGGGATGGCATTGCCTTCGCCGGGGTCTCGCAGTATCCCGCGCGGGTAAAGTGCGCTCTTTTAGGCTGGAAGGCCTTTGAGGCCGCCACCGCGGAAGCACTAGAGGCACAGGAGGCCCACAATGACTGA
- a CDS encoding cysteine desulfurase, whose amino-acid sequence MARADFLSSDGTLDVEVVRAEFPILSRTVRGDKPLAYLDSGATSQRPERVWRAEEHFVLHTNAPVHRGAYQLAEEATDAYEHARAAIARFVGAEGEEIAFTKNATEALNLVAFTLGDPRAGDLRVGPGDTVVVTELEHHANLVPWQELCARTGATLKWYSTTPEGRIDLDSLELDESVKVIAFTHQSNVTGAVADVPEMVRRAREVGALTVLDACQSVPHQPVNFHDLGVNFAAFSGHKMCGPAGVGALYGRAELLKQLPPFLTGGSMIEVVKMEGTTFAPPPQRFEAGTQMTSQVVGLGAAVEFLDSIGMEAIAAHEHDLTAYALERLGGVDKLRIVGPTTPEARGAAISFVVEGVHPHDLGQVLDDHGVCIRVGHHCAWPVHRCLGVQSTARASFYLYNTRDEVDRLVEAIESAKKFFGVSA is encoded by the coding sequence ATGGCACGCGCGGATTTCCTTTCCTCGGACGGCACCCTCGACGTGGAGGTGGTGCGCGCGGAGTTTCCCATTCTCTCGCGCACCGTTCGCGGGGATAAGCCCCTGGCGTACCTGGATTCCGGGGCGACCTCGCAGCGGCCCGAGCGGGTGTGGCGGGCGGAGGAGCACTTTGTGCTCCACACCAACGCCCCGGTACACCGGGGCGCGTACCAACTCGCGGAGGAGGCCACCGACGCCTACGAGCACGCGCGCGCGGCCATCGCGCGCTTCGTGGGCGCCGAGGGCGAGGAGATCGCCTTTACCAAGAACGCCACGGAGGCGCTCAACCTCGTGGCCTTTACCCTGGGCGATCCCCGCGCGGGTGACCTCCGGGTGGGGCCGGGGGATACCGTGGTGGTCACGGAACTGGAGCACCACGCCAATCTGGTGCCCTGGCAGGAACTCTGCGCGCGCACGGGGGCCACGCTGAAGTGGTACTCCACCACTCCCGAGGGCCGGATCGACCTGGATTCCCTGGAACTAGATGAGTCCGTCAAGGTAATTGCCTTTACCCACCAGTCCAACGTGACCGGCGCGGTGGCGGATGTGCCCGAGATGGTGCGGCGCGCCCGCGAGGTGGGCGCGCTCACCGTGCTGGACGCCTGCCAATCGGTGCCGCACCAGCCGGTGAACTTCCACGACCTCGGCGTGAACTTCGCGGCCTTCTCCGGGCACAAAATGTGCGGGCCCGCGGGAGTGGGTGCCCTCTATGGGCGCGCGGAACTCCTTAAGCAGTTGCCGCCCTTCCTCACCGGCGGTTCCATGATCGAGGTGGTGAAGATGGAGGGCACGACCTTTGCTCCTCCGCCGCAGCGCTTCGAGGCCGGAACCCAGATGACCAGCCAGGTGGTGGGGCTGGGTGCGGCCGTGGAGTTCCTGGATTCCATCGGCATGGAGGCGATCGCCGCCCACGAGCACGACCTCACCGCCTATGCGCTGGAGCGGCTGGGGGGCGTCGATAAGCTGCGCATCGTGGGTCCCACCACCCCGGAGGCTCGCGGCGCCGCGATCTCCTTTGTGGTAGAAGGGGTGCATCCGCACGATCTGGGGCAGGTACTGGACGATCACGGCGTGTGCATCCGCGTGGGGCACCACTGCGCCTGGCCGGTGCACCGCTGCCTGGGCGTGCAATCCACCGCGCGAGCCTCCTTTTACCTGTACAACACCAGGGACGAGGTGGATCGCCTGGTGGAGGCCATCGAATCCGCCAAGAAGTTCTTTGGGGTGAGCGCATGA